One window of Anaerolineales bacterium genomic DNA carries:
- a CDS encoding DUF1761 domain-containing protein: MENLLINHLAVFVCAIANLAIGALWYSPVLFGKAWQKEAGLTDEQLAKQNPAKTYGLAFLFSWVMSYNLAFFLGGSATTPAWGATAGFLAGFGWAALSITMIALFEQRSWRYIFINGGFITVYFTLIGFILGIWR; encoded by the coding sequence ATGGAAAACCTACTTATCAACCATCTGGCTGTATTCGTTTGCGCAATTGCCAACCTCGCGATAGGCGCATTGTGGTATTCGCCCGTACTTTTCGGCAAGGCATGGCAAAAAGAAGCCGGTCTGACGGACGAACAGCTTGCTAAACAGAATCCCGCCAAGACCTACGGGCTGGCCTTCCTTTTCTCGTGGGTCATGTCCTACAATCTCGCATTCTTTTTGGGAGGTTCCGCCACAACACCGGCGTGGGGCGCAACTGCGGGCTTCCTGGCCGGGTTCGGCTGGGCGGCATTGTCGATAACCATGATTGCCCTCTTCGAACAACGCTCGTGGAGATATATCTTCATCAACGGCGGATTCATCACCGTATACTTTACCCTGATCGGTTTCATCCTCGGTATCTGGCGATAG
- a CDS encoding DUF4287 domain-containing protein, whose protein sequence is MSTLDKATQTQLENIQKKTGKSLAELAVIAKKSGLTKHGELRDMFKEKFGLGHGDANTLVHHVLRSDGTSAAAGKAMDAVLDEIYSGAKAAQRPIHEALMKQINKFGEFEIAPKKGYVSLRRKRQFAMIGPKTNTRFEVGINSKGLNKNPRLMAQPKGSMCNYIVALAAAEEVDAELVAWIKSAYEEAG, encoded by the coding sequence ATGAGCACTCTCGATAAAGCCACCCAAACCCAACTGGAAAACATCCAGAAAAAGACCGGCAAATCGCTGGCGGAGTTGGCCGTGATCGCAAAAAAGAGCGGATTGACCAAACACGGCGAATTGCGCGACATGTTCAAGGAAAAATTCGGGCTGGGTCATGGCGATGCAAATACCCTCGTCCACCATGTGCTCAGGTCCGATGGCACAAGCGCCGCGGCAGGCAAGGCGATGGACGCGGTATTGGATGAAATCTATTCCGGAGCCAAAGCCGCCCAGCGTCCCATCCATGAGGCGTTGATGAAGCAAATCAACAAGTTCGGCGAATTCGAGATCGCGCCGAAAAAGGGATACGTCAGCCTGAGACGCAAGAGGCAATTTGCCATGATCGGACCGAAAACGAATACGCGTTTCGAGGTGGGCATCAATTCGAAGGGACTGAATAAGAATCCGCGGCTTATGGCGCAGCCCAAAGGGAGTATGTGCAATTACATCGTGGCGCTGGCAGCCGCAGAGGAAGTCGATGCGGAACTGGTCGCTTGGATCAAATCCGCGTATGAGGAAGCTGGATAA
- a CDS encoding DinB family protein — protein MSVEQAFKNNLLQVMTETFETPMGIYLDPKTSLFQTLDTVSAEEASIPVGGKCASLAAQVAHVTFFIESFERFALQGDDSPRDWDLIWRTVEKVTPQEWEEYRSKLRGAYERMMKLFSENPAWSEDSIGGALSIVVHSAYHLGEIRQALCIL, from the coding sequence ATGTCGGTTGAACAGGCTTTTAAAAATAACCTTCTTCAAGTAATGACCGAGACCTTCGAGACGCCGATGGGAATCTATCTCGATCCGAAGACGTCGCTTTTCCAAACGCTCGATACTGTTTCCGCCGAAGAAGCATCGATTCCCGTAGGCGGGAAGTGCGCCTCGCTCGCAGCCCAGGTTGCGCATGTGACTTTTTTCATCGAATCCTTCGAGCGATTTGCCCTGCAGGGCGACGACAGCCCGCGCGATTGGGATTTGATCTGGCGCACTGTGGAAAAGGTCACACCGCAGGAATGGGAAGAGTACAGATCAAAACTGCGTGGCGCTTACGAACGCATGATGAAACTCTTCAGCGAAAATCCCGCCTGGAGCGAAGACAGCATCGGCGGAGCACTGTCCATTGTGGTGCATAGCGCGTATCATCTCGGCGAGATCCGCCAGGCGTTATGCATCTTGTAA
- a CDS encoding SurA N-terminal domain-containing protein: MVFKRIVLTMLLTLGITACASFGVRGTPTPSEPTQTPAPPTPTPPPSAASVNGEYITIAEFEAELARFKAAQTALGISFTEDDASKIVLEDMIAQFLLSQAAREENFEVSDSDLQSRIDALASQLGGADALSQWQSAQGYDDASFRIALKRSIEAAWMRDNIIAAVPASMEQIHLRQILTYNEADAQSALQELNAGADFDELASQYDPVTNGELGWVPKGYLLDATADEAVFALQAGEVSGIIATEAGFHIFKAIERGEHQLSPDALLAVQELALKEWISVQREKSEIVIAP, encoded by the coding sequence ATGGTTTTCAAACGGATCGTCCTGACAATGCTCCTCACGTTGGGGATAACCGCCTGCGCTTCCTTCGGGGTTCGAGGCACGCCCACCCCTTCCGAACCGACTCAAACTCCCGCGCCGCCCACCCCCACCCCGCCGCCTTCGGCGGCGTCTGTCAATGGAGAATACATTACAATCGCCGAGTTCGAAGCGGAGCTCGCGCGATTTAAAGCCGCGCAAACCGCGCTGGGAATTTCATTCACCGAAGACGATGCGAGCAAGATCGTCCTGGAAGACATGATCGCCCAGTTCTTGTTGAGTCAAGCCGCAAGGGAGGAAAACTTCGAAGTCAGCGACTCAGACCTCCAGTCCAGGATCGATGCGCTGGCAAGTCAACTTGGGGGCGCTGATGCGTTGAGTCAATGGCAGTCCGCGCAAGGGTATGACGATGCATCCTTCCGAATCGCGTTGAAGCGTTCCATCGAAGCGGCCTGGATGCGTGACAATATCATTGCGGCTGTACCGGCATCCATGGAGCAAATCCACCTGCGCCAGATTCTGACCTATAATGAGGCGGACGCTCAATCGGCTTTGCAGGAGTTGAACGCGGGTGCCGATTTCGACGAACTGGCAAGCCAATACGACCCGGTGACGAACGGTGAACTCGGCTGGGTGCCGAAAGGCTACCTGTTGGATGCGACTGCGGACGAAGCCGTCTTTGCCTTGCAAGCCGGGGAAGTGAGCGGCATCATCGCCACTGAAGCCGGGTTTCATATTTTCAAAGCCATCGAACGCGGCGAACACCAACTCTCCCCCGATGCCCTGCTTGCCGTGCAGGAACTTGCGTTGAAGGAATGGATCTCAGTGCAGCGCGAAAAAAGCGAGATCGTGATCGCGCCGTAA
- a CDS encoding DNA translocase FtsK 4TM domain-containing protein — MPLLKPTAPQKKSGKPLGKTLSQKKGGAIPHTRGGVKHKAPPPPPQREPSWWEKLSPERKLDVVGIILAFLGLIILLGLISANRSIIIGGAILFLAQLFGWGVYVLPVGLLVFGLWLVFRKIERIPPLTLERAIGSAILFLWLLTVLHSIITDVENAEAVALTGQGGGALGGLFQRMLWAGFGGGGSVIALIAWLIIGIAVTLDKPVTELFFWLRPLNQKIREILHRPVAPPTPLNPDSSPSNGLTPIDSSAMPAVETVPVPAQPIQTRSGQRVIEWKLPDLADILDEGGETTVNDEFIQQRARLIEDTLASFGAPAQVVAISRGPTITQFGVEPLFLESRGGVRTRVRVSKIASLADDLALALAAPRIRIQAPVPGHSYVGIEVPNDEMARVALRDILEGEVFKNFKKPLAFALGRDVAGLPSIASIENMPHLLIAGTTGSGKSVCVNSILTCMLLYHTPDDLRVVLVDPKRVELTGYNGVPHLLGPVVVEMERVIGALQWITREMDKRYHLFAQAGSRNIVDYNAKMKLQGQKKLPFLMVVIDELADLMMIAPDETERTITRLAQLARATGIHMILATQRPSVDVVTGLIKANFPARIAFAVASNTDSRVILDQPGAERLLGRGDMLYQAPDAPAPVRLQGVFVSDGEIHKLVDYWRDQAGNTNPYVAAGGAPHETIPDNVPLKQAPLWEETKKINGDPLFDEAVAIVRKEGKGSVSMLQRRLRIGYTRASRLMDTMEDKKIVGPPEGATQMRQVLDYGNVPPPQSEAEK, encoded by the coding sequence ATGCCCCTGCTAAAACCAACCGCGCCGCAGAAGAAAAGCGGAAAACCTTTGGGCAAAACCCTCTCGCAAAAAAAGGGAGGCGCGATTCCGCACACCAGGGGTGGAGTGAAACACAAAGCGCCGCCTCCGCCGCCGCAGCGCGAGCCATCATGGTGGGAAAAACTTTCCCCCGAGCGCAAACTGGATGTCGTCGGCATCATTCTCGCGTTTCTCGGCCTTATCATTCTATTGGGATTGATCTCGGCGAATCGTTCCATCATCATTGGCGGCGCAATCCTTTTTCTTGCGCAGTTATTCGGCTGGGGCGTGTACGTCCTTCCCGTCGGCCTGTTGGTCTTTGGCTTGTGGCTGGTCTTTCGCAAGATCGAGCGCATCCCGCCGCTCACTCTCGAGCGCGCCATCGGGAGCGCCATCCTTTTCCTCTGGCTTCTCACCGTTTTGCATTCCATCATCACCGATGTTGAGAACGCGGAAGCAGTTGCGTTGACGGGACAGGGCGGCGGAGCGTTGGGCGGTCTCTTTCAACGAATGCTTTGGGCTGGATTCGGCGGAGGCGGCTCGGTCATCGCCCTGATCGCGTGGCTGATCATCGGCATCGCTGTCACGCTGGACAAACCCGTCACCGAACTCTTCTTCTGGCTCAGACCGTTGAATCAAAAGATAAGGGAAATCCTTCACCGTCCCGTTGCGCCTCCAACCCCGCTCAACCCTGATTCATCCCCTTCGAACGGACTCACCCCGATCGATTCATCCGCCATGCCCGCCGTGGAAACGGTGCCTGTGCCGGCACAGCCCATCCAAACCCGCAGCGGTCAGCGAGTCATCGAATGGAAACTTCCCGACCTGGCCGATATTCTCGATGAGGGCGGCGAAACGACGGTCAACGATGAATTCATCCAGCAGCGCGCAAGACTCATCGAAGACACGCTTGCCTCCTTCGGCGCGCCAGCGCAGGTGGTGGCGATCAGCCGCGGACCGACGATCACGCAATTTGGGGTCGAGCCGCTTTTTCTTGAGTCCCGAGGCGGGGTGCGGACGAGGGTCAGAGTCAGCAAGATCGCATCCCTCGCAGACGACCTTGCGCTCGCATTGGCTGCGCCGCGCATCCGTATCCAGGCTCCGGTGCCGGGGCATAGTTATGTCGGCATCGAAGTGCCGAACGACGAGATGGCGCGCGTTGCCCTGCGCGATATTTTGGAAGGTGAAGTCTTCAAGAATTTTAAAAAGCCGCTTGCCTTTGCGCTTGGGCGCGATGTGGCGGGACTGCCCTCGATCGCCAGCATCGAGAACATGCCGCATTTGTTGATCGCAGGGACGACCGGCTCCGGCAAGTCGGTTTGTGTCAATTCCATTCTGACCTGCATGCTGTTGTATCACACGCCCGACGACCTGCGCGTGGTGCTTGTCGATCCGAAGCGCGTGGAGTTGACCGGCTACAACGGCGTTCCGCATCTGCTCGGTCCCGTCGTCGTCGAAATGGAGCGGGTCATCGGCGCGCTGCAATGGATCACGCGCGAGATGGACAAGCGCTATCATCTCTTCGCGCAGGCCGGGTCGCGCAACATCGTGGACTACAACGCCAAGATGAAGCTGCAGGGACAGAAAAAACTGCCCTTCCTGATGGTTGTGATCGACGAACTGGCGGATTTGATGATGATCGCGCCGGACGAAACTGAACGAACGATCACGCGCCTTGCGCAACTCGCGCGTGCGACGGGCATCCACATGATCCTTGCCACCCAGCGCCCGTCGGTGGATGTGGTGACCGGTTTGATCAAAGCCAATTTCCCAGCGCGCATCGCCTTCGCTGTTGCTTCGAACACGGACAGCCGCGTCATCCTCGACCAGCCCGGCGCGGAGAGATTGCTCGGGCGCGGCGACATGCTCTATCAAGCGCCCGATGCGCCTGCGCCCGTCCGCTTGCAGGGTGTCTTTGTTTCAGACGGTGAGATTCACAAACTGGTGGATTACTGGCGCGACCAGGCGGGGAATACCAATCCGTATGTCGCTGCGGGAGGCGCACCGCACGAGACCATCCCCGATAATGTGCCGCTCAAACAAGCGCCTTTATGGGAAGAGACAAAAAAAATCAACGGCGATCCGCTTTTCGATGAAGCTGTTGCGATTGTCCGCAAAGAAGGCAAAGGTTCCGTTTCGATGCTTCAACGCCGATTGAGAATCGGTTACACCCGCGCCTCGCGCTTGATGGATACGATGGAAGATAAGAAGATCGTCGGTCCGCCCGAAGGAGCGACTCAGATGCGGCAAGTGTTGGATTATGGAAACGTCCCGCCGCCGCAAAGTGAGGCGGAAAAGTAA
- a CDS encoding ribonuclease Z, producing the protein MFEILFLGTSASAPSANRGLSSHIVSHNEYRFLVDCGEGTQRQILQSGKGFKRLTRALITHGHLDHILGLGGLLSTFMRWEAIEEFEIYASRGTLERVRTLLYDVVLRGKKTPMPLRLVEIQPGVIFEAEDFTVTAFPVTHRGADSLGYVFEEKARRPFLAEKADALGVPFGPERKALVTGETIQLPDGKRVTPDDVLGDLEKGAKLVIVGDTGRIDNLIEICKDADMVVIESTYLDEEEEMAEQFSHLTAKMGAELAKNAGVKRLILTHISRRYRGKDVLAEAQTIFQNTAVARDFDTYVIKKEI; encoded by the coding sequence TTGTTCGAAATATTATTTCTCGGCACATCGGCCTCCGCGCCGTCGGCGAATCGCGGGCTTTCCTCTCATATCGTCTCTCATAACGAATACCGTTTTTTGGTGGATTGCGGCGAAGGGACGCAGAGACAAATCCTGCAATCGGGCAAGGGCTTCAAACGGCTGACGCGCGCGCTCATCACGCACGGGCATCTCGATCACATCCTCGGCTTGGGCGGGCTTCTTTCCACCTTCATGCGCTGGGAAGCCATCGAAGAATTCGAGATCTATGCCAGCCGCGGCACATTGGAGCGCGTGCGAACTCTTCTATATGATGTCGTCCTGCGCGGAAAGAAAACGCCGATGCCGCTCCGTCTGGTGGAGATTCAGCCCGGGGTCATCTTCGAAGCGGAGGACTTCACGGTGACAGCTTTCCCGGTCACTCACCGCGGCGCAGACAGTCTTGGTTATGTTTTCGAAGAAAAAGCAAGGCGCCCCTTCCTTGCCGAAAAGGCGGATGCGCTGGGTGTGCCGTTCGGTCCCGAACGGAAGGCATTGGTCACAGGCGAAACGATCCAATTGCCTGACGGCAAACGCGTCACACCGGACGATGTGCTTGGGGATTTGGAAAAGGGAGCGAAACTCGTCATCGTAGGGGATACGGGACGCATCGATAACCTGATCGAAATCTGCAAAGACGCAGACATGGTGGTGATCGAATCGACCTATCTTGATGAAGAGGAAGAGATGGCGGAGCAGTTCTCGCATCTCACCGCCAAAATGGGCGCGGAACTCGCCAAAAACGCAGGGGTTAAGAGGCTAATCCTTACGCATATTTCACGGCGGTATCGCGGGAAAGACGTACTCGCTGAAGCGCAGACGATCTTCCAAAACACCGCGGTGGCGCGCGATTTCGATACTTATGTGATAAAGAAAGAAATTTAG
- the pfkA gene encoding 6-phosphofructokinase — MSDISTIGVLTSGGDAPGMNATIRAVVRTAQANNMNVLGVMHGYEGLVNGEYRPLGVRDVGGILQRGGTVLLTSRSKRFQEPTGQRDAIRKMNEAGMDALIVIGGEGSMNGANALTKQGIKVIGIPASIDNDIWGTNIAIGTDTAMNTIMDAVDKLRDTASSHQRAFLIETMGRNSGYLAVMAGIICGAEIVLIPETPVLRDEVAVTVEEAYKRGKTHAIIINAEGSGIRTMDLAQMIDDMDLGFKTRMTILGHIQRGGSPSAYDRLLASRMGVKAVEALVEGTHGVMTGLKGKGIDFIPLEDVISNKRNVNMEYYHMVKVLAR; from the coding sequence ATGTCTGATATATCTACGATAGGGGTGCTCACTTCCGGAGGCGATGCCCCCGGTATGAACGCGACGATCCGCGCTGTGGTGCGGACAGCGCAAGCGAACAATATGAACGTGCTCGGTGTGATGCACGGCTATGAAGGTCTGGTCAATGGTGAGTATCGTCCGCTGGGTGTGCGCGACGTCGGCGGGATTCTTCAGCGCGGCGGGACGGTATTGCTGACAAGCCGCAGCAAACGCTTTCAGGAACCCACCGGTCAACGCGACGCGATCCGCAAGATGAACGAAGCGGGCATGGATGCGCTCATCGTCATCGGTGGCGAAGGGTCGATGAACGGAGCGAACGCTCTCACGAAACAAGGCATAAAGGTGATCGGCATCCCCGCCAGCATCGACAACGATATTTGGGGAACGAACATCGCCATCGGCACGGATACCGCCATGAACACCATCATGGATGCGGTGGACAAACTGCGCGACACGGCTTCGTCGCATCAGCGCGCGTTCCTCATCGAGACGATGGGACGCAACAGCGGTTATCTCGCTGTGATGGCGGGCATCATCTGCGGCGCGGAGATCGTCCTGATTCCCGAAACGCCGGTCTTGCGGGATGAGGTCGCGGTGACTGTGGAGGAAGCCTACAAACGCGGTAAGACGCATGCCATCATTATCAACGCCGAGGGATCGGGCATCCGCACCATGGACCTGGCGCAGATGATCGACGACATGGACCTCGGTTTCAAGACCCGCATGACCATTTTAGGTCACATCCAGCGCGGCGGCTCGCCGTCGGCATATGACCGGCTGCTCGCTTCGCGCATGGGAGTCAAAGCCGTGGAGGCGCTGGTCGAAGGCACGCACGGCGTGATGACCGGGCTTAAAGGCAAAGGCATCGATTTCATCCCGCTGGAGGATGTGATCAGCAACAAACGGAACGTGAATATGGAGTACTACCATATGGTGAAGGTACTGGCGCGGTAG
- a CDS encoding LysM peptidoglycan-binding domain-containing protein, with translation MKILSILAVLLGLLLGSFDLVTTRTSNSTLTDEAVLADRQGIRTVSETPISNPVEENSFASFPEDEAELPAHAFGNPAGCSLSAPNPTPEEMLTNVQVDLGNEITLKDLRENYIWNGPLGTMLNVTDDPFVYEFRIEMYQYPLTYRADRLVTTFLTNGFAVWLRKNGNGLRLLAVPMVPGALESSWAEYVTAYWQKDGAPEDETIVPILKKLPCHWMIEQGYVSNETLQEMFDFDWRFPDYLSAGRQYLASNCREANRISQEKIGFWDASSMCGPLAWTIMKDANGFPYRIGDWYADASIFTAANPKWNGRPWLGFDPETYDVFHTDTPMPGYDFASNGNLYTGDIIYSYSSLYQSGDERFDHIFLVAGVDENNARISISNMIQNLPTYDCFISEINLYTPGDLVNGVINKEWNSYENGRTGVMGFDIFRWKWQTYHLEGQAREYMVRAGETIETVAFDWKISPESLAAANHLILTDQLAPGQIILLPAADPSSLDYLGG, from the coding sequence ATGAAAATTCTATCAATTTTGGCTGTTTTACTGGGCCTGCTCCTGGGATCGTTCGATCTAGTTACGACCCGGACGAGTAACTCCACCTTAACGGATGAAGCCGTTTTAGCCGACAGGCAGGGGATCCGTACGGTTTCGGAAACACCCATTTCCAATCCTGTGGAGGAAAATTCTTTCGCCTCGTTCCCTGAAGACGAAGCCGAATTACCCGCCCATGCTTTCGGAAACCCGGCAGGATGTTCCCTTTCTGCGCCCAACCCGACCCCTGAAGAAATGCTAACAAATGTCCAGGTAGACCTTGGCAATGAGATCACCCTGAAAGACCTTCGTGAAAACTATATCTGGAACGGTCCGCTTGGCACAATGTTGAACGTAACAGACGACCCGTTCGTTTACGAATTCAGGATCGAAATGTACCAGTATCCGCTCACTTACCGGGCGGACCGGCTTGTCACCACATTCCTGACAAACGGCTTTGCGGTCTGGCTCAGAAAGAATGGAAACGGTTTGCGCCTGCTTGCGGTCCCCATGGTGCCGGGAGCGCTCGAGTCTTCATGGGCTGAGTATGTAACCGCCTACTGGCAAAAAGACGGCGCCCCTGAGGATGAAACGATCGTTCCCATTCTCAAAAAACTACCCTGTCATTGGATGATCGAACAGGGATATGTCAGCAATGAAACCCTTCAGGAGATGTTCGACTTTGACTGGCGTTTCCCCGATTACCTCTCCGCCGGGCGGCAATATCTCGCCTCCAATTGCCGGGAAGCGAATCGGATCTCTCAGGAAAAGATCGGATTCTGGGATGCCTCTTCCATGTGTGGACCTCTCGCATGGACGATCATGAAGGATGCGAACGGCTTCCCGTACCGCATCGGGGACTGGTACGCAGACGCCTCGATCTTTACCGCCGCGAACCCAAAGTGGAACGGACGCCCCTGGCTTGGCTTTGACCCTGAAACCTACGACGTCTTCCACACCGATACGCCCATGCCCGGCTATGATTTCGCCAGCAATGGAAACCTGTACACGGGAGATATCATTTATTCGTATTCATCACTCTACCAGAGCGGAGATGAACGCTTCGACCACATCTTCCTGGTGGCAGGCGTGGATGAGAACAATGCCCGGATCAGCATAAGCAATATGATCCAGAACCTGCCCACTTACGATTGTTTTATCAGCGAAATCAACCTGTATACTCCCGGCGATCTCGTCAATGGTGTGATCAACAAGGAATGGAATAGTTACGAAAACGGGCGCACGGGCGTGATGGGCTTTGACATCTTCCGGTGGAAATGGCAAACCTATCATCTTGAAGGGCAAGCCCGTGAATATATGGTGCGGGCGGGCGAAACCATCGAAACCGTCGCATTCGACTGGAAAATATCCCCCGAGAGTCTCGCGGCAGCAAATCATTTGATTTTGACCGACCAACTCGCGCCGGGACAGATCATCCTCCTGCCTGCGGCCGATCCATCGTCATTGGATTATTTGGGAGGCTGA
- a CDS encoding PAS domain S-box protein has protein sequence MAQGNKSKSRTERGKAKPAKIGADKTKRKGAKQIEPPIRKETDLLERVSDGFIACDAEMNYVYVNRRGAELLGRKPEDMIGRNFFTEFPEAKGSPFANAYAEALKTQKPIVFEDYYAPWGRWFENRIYPSKEGLSIFFTEVTERKRAEHVLRESEEKFRDVFEAANVGKSITLPTGEISVNRAFADLLGYSRDELAGKTWQELTPPDDVESTSKIIATLLNGEKDSVRFNKRYIHKDGSIIWADVSTVMRRGEDGKPLYFISTIVDVTARKQAENDLIEREAQLKFSQRIAHVGHWTWDIRENRVMWSDEMKRIFGLDPDMVEGDLNEVIARSIHPDDQEKVNAANISVIADGKPTPLEYRVIRSDGSVRMVWAEAGEAITDNDGKVVKLSGIVQDITDRKRVEEELRESEAKLRRLIEQSADGIMLTDEQGRLVEWNRGQEEMTGLGRSTIQGKPLWEVQYENMPEERRTQQSVEQLRTIQLKFFENGHLPEEFRIQEQVINRPDGTQRIVQTHVFPIRTDKGFKIGAITRDITERKQVEDKVQRQLAHLSALREIDQAIASTGDMHVSLNILLSQTMKLLKVDAAAVLLVNESMFTLEYEAGTGFRTKALRTASLKLGESYAGKAALKRQLMQIPNLAYEPDNIFLTGFLKGEDFVSYYGAPLIVKGKVVGVFEIFNRSIVERDAEWLDFFVTLAEQAALAIDNARAFENMQRSNMELMMAYDATIAGWSHAMDLRDKETEGHTQRVTDLTLRLAERIGISQSERLHMRRGALLHDIGKLGVPDSILVKPGKLTDEEWVIMKHHPTYAFEMLMPISYLRPAIDIPYSHHEKWDGTGYPRGLKGEDIPLSARIFAVVDVWDAVTNDRPYRPAWTREKTIEYIKEQSGRHFDPKVVEEFLKMIEQE, from the coding sequence ATGGCACAAGGAAACAAATCCAAATCCAGGACGGAGCGGGGGAAAGCCAAACCCGCCAAGATCGGCGCGGATAAGACGAAACGAAAAGGCGCAAAACAAATCGAACCGCCCATCCGGAAGGAAACCGACCTGCTCGAGCGGGTCAGCGACGGGTTCATCGCCTGCGACGCGGAGATGAACTACGTCTACGTCAACCGGCGGGGCGCGGAATTACTTGGGCGGAAACCCGAAGACATGATTGGCAGGAATTTCTTCACGGAATTTCCGGAAGCGAAAGGCTCGCCCTTCGCAAATGCTTATGCAGAGGCATTGAAGACACAGAAGCCCATCGTCTTCGAGGACTATTACGCCCCCTGGGGACGCTGGTTCGAGAACCGCATCTATCCGTCGAAAGAAGGGCTTTCGATCTTCTTCACGGAAGTGACCGAACGAAAGCGCGCCGAGCATGTGCTAAGGGAGAGTGAGGAAAAGTTCAGAGATGTCTTCGAGGCCGCCAATGTCGGCAAATCCATCACACTTCCCACTGGGGAAATCTCGGTCAACAGAGCGTTTGCCGACCTGCTGGGATACAGCCGTGACGAGCTGGCAGGCAAAACCTGGCAAGAGTTGACGCCTCCCGATGACGTCGAGTCGACAAGTAAGATCATCGCTACGCTCTTGAACGGCGAGAAGGATTCAGTGCGATTCAACAAGAGATACATCCACAAGGACGGTTCGATCATCTGGGCGGATGTCAGCACGGTAATGCGCCGCGGCGAGGACGGCAAGCCGCTGTATTTCATCTCGACCATCGTTGATGTCACCGCGCGCAAACAGGCGGAGAACGACCTCATCGAAAGAGAGGCCCAGTTAAAGTTCTCACAGCGCATAGCGCATGTGGGCCATTGGACATGGGACATCAGGGAAAACCGCGTCATGTGGTCCGACGAAATGAAACGCATCTTTGGGCTCGACCCAGACATGGTCGAAGGAGACCTCAATGAGGTCATTGCCCGATCCATCCACCCCGATGACCAGGAAAAAGTGAACGCGGCCAATATCTCTGTCATCGCAGATGGCAAACCGACGCCTTTGGAATATCGCGTCATTCGTTCTGATGGGTCTGTCCGAATGGTTTGGGCGGAGGCGGGGGAAGCGATCACCGATAACGATGGAAAGGTGGTCAAGCTAAGCGGAATCGTGCAAGATATCACCGACCGCAAGCGGGTAGAGGAAGAATTGCGCGAAAGCGAAGCCAAGTTACGCAGACTGATCGAACAGTCAGCAGATGGAATCATGTTGACGGATGAACAAGGTCGGCTCGTAGAATGGAATCGAGGTCAGGAAGAGATGACCGGACTGGGACGCTCTACCATCCAGGGCAAGCCTCTGTGGGAGGTTCAATACGAAAACATGCCGGAAGAGCGGAGGACTCAACAGTCGGTTGAGCAACTGCGCACTATCCAGCTTAAATTCTTCGAGAATGGACACCTCCCGGAGGAGTTCAGGATACAAGAGCAGGTCATTAATCGTCCGGATGGAACCCAACGCATCGTACAGACCCATGTATTCCCGATTCGTACTGATAAAGGCTTCAAGATTGGTGCTATCACACGCGATATCACCGAGCGCAAGCAGGTGGAGGACAAGGTTCAAAGGCAGCTCGCACACTTGAGCGCGCTCCGGGAAATAGATCAAGCCATCGCTTCGACCGGCGATATGCATGTGAGCCTGAATATTTTGTTATCGCAAACCATGAAACTTCTGAAAGTGGATGCCGCCGCAGTCCTGCTTGTCAATGAATCGATGTTCACGCTGGAATACGAGGCGGGAACCGGTTTTCGGACGAAGGCCTTACGAACCGCCTCCCTGAAACTGGGCGAGAGTTATGCCGGGAAAGCCGCGTTGAAACGGCAACTCATGCAAATTCCCAACCTCGCATATGAGCCGGATAACATCTTCCTCACCGGATTCTTGAAAGGAGAGGATTTCGTCAGTTATTACGGCGCGCCATTGATCGTGAAAGGAAAAGTGGTCGGCGTGTTCGAGATCTTCAACCGTTCCATCGTGGAGCGCGATGCAGAATGGCTGGATTTCTTCGTTACATTGGCGGAACAAGCTGCCCTTGCGATAGACAATGCCAGGGCATTCGAAAACATGCAGCGTTCCAATATGGAGCTCATGATGGCTTACGACGCGACCATTGCCGGATGGTCTCACGCCATGGACCTGCGCGACAAGGAAACCGAGGGTCATACCCAGCGCGTGACCGACCTGACCCTGAGGCTTGCGGAACGCATCGGAATTAGTCAATCGGAGAGGTTGCACATGCGCCGTGGCGCTCTCCTGCACGACATCGGCAAATTGGGGGTGCCCGATTCGATCCTGGTCAAACCGGGCAAACTAACGGATGAGGAATGGGTCATCATGAAACACCATCCAACTTATGCCTTCGAGATGCTGATGCCCATTTCGTATTTACGTCCCGCCATCGATATTCCTTATTCCCATCACGAGAAGTGGGATGGGACGGGATATCCACGCGGATTGAAGGGTGAGGATATTCCTTTATCTGCGCGTATTTTTGCGGTTGTCGATGTTTGGGATGCCGTCACCAACGACCGACCGTACCGTCCGGCGTGGACGCGCGAGAAAACCATCGAATACATCAAGGAACAATCGGGCAGGCACTTCGACCCGAAGGTTGTGGAGGAGTTTTTGAAGATGATTGAACAGGAGTGA